A window from Megalobrama amblycephala isolate DHTTF-2021 linkage group LG21, ASM1881202v1, whole genome shotgun sequence encodes these proteins:
- the ralbb gene encoding v-ral simian leukemia viral oncogene homolog Bb (ras related) yields MAANKSKNQSSLVLHKVIMVGSGGVGKSALTLQFMYDEFVEDYEPTKADSYRKKVVLDGEEVQIDILDTAGQEDYAAIRDNYFRSGEGFLLVFSITEPESFSATSEFREQILRVKAEEDKIPLLVVGNKSDLEDRRQVSADEARAKAEEWSVQYVETSAKTRANVDKVFFDLMREVRTKKMSENKEKNGKKSGKKKKSLKERCTLL; encoded by the exons ATGGCAGCAAATAAGAGCAAAAATCAAAGTTCGCTGGTGCTGCACAAGGTGATCATGGTGGGCAGCGGCGGCGTGGGAAAATCCGCCCTCACGCTGCAGTTCATGTATGACGAG TTTGTGGAGGACTACGAACCCACCAAGGCTGACAGTTACAGGAAGAAGGTGGTCCTGGATGGAGAGGAGGTGCAGATTGATATTCTGGACACGGCGGGACAGGAAGACTACGCTGCCATCAGGGATAACTACTTCCGCAGTGGAGAGGGTTTCCTCCTGGTTTTCTCCATCACAGAGCCGGAGTCCTTCAGCGCCACGTCAGAGTTCAG GGAGCAGATCCTGAGAGTGAAAGCAGAGGAGGATAAAATCCCTCTGTTAGTGGTTGGGAATAAGTCTGATCTGGAGGACAGGAGGCAGGTGTCTGCGGACGAGGCCCGAGCCAAAGCGGAAGAGTGGTCCGTCCAGTACGTGGAAACGTCAGCCAAAACTCGAGCCAACGTCGATAAG GTCTTCTTTGATTTGATGAGGGAGGTGCGGACGAAGAAGATGTCTGAGAACAAGGAGAAGAACGGAAAGAAGAGTGGCAAGAAGAAGAAAAGCCTGAAAGAGAGATGCACGCTGCTTTGA
- the LOC125256689 gene encoding cleavage and polyadenylation specificity factor subunit 6-like, which yields MYNQGPTIGRINLSYNDPEEQGPSQKPRMGQPLPPPYQKHPNAGYYGPGPVPNPSGYPSQPYGAPGGPQGPYAPQGPYAPQGPYAPQGPYAPQGPYAQQQPYPGMPAYPQRPNADHTGVTIQPTVFMTSTSAVTPVPDYLCYSIFTLLFCCCPLGLAAIICSCSARDANMSGQQDLAISSSRSAVILNTVALFIGLTVYIITTILVLTLRPD from the exons ATGTACAACCAAGGACCAACAATCGGAAGAATAAACTTATCATACAATGACCCAGAAGAGCAGGGTCCATCACAGAAGCCCAGGATGGGTCAGCCTTTGCCACCACCATACCAGAAACATCCTAATGCTGGATACTATGGCCCAGGGCCCGTTCCCAACCCTTCTGGATATCCCAGCCAGCCGTACGGAGCTCCAGGTGGCCCTCAGGGCCCGTATGCTCCTCAGGGTCCGTATGCTCCTCAGGGTCCGTATGCTCCTCAGGGCCCGTATGCTCCTCAGGGCCCGTATGCTCAACAACAGCCTTATCCAGGCATGCCTGCATATCCACAAAGACCGAATGCAGATCACACTGGGGTCACCATTCAGCCCACCGTGTTCATGACCTCCACGTCAGCAGTCACTCCAGTGCCGGATTACTTGTGCTACTCCATCTTTACCTTGCTGTTCTGCTGTTGCCCTCTGGGACTTGCCGCTATCATCTGCTCGTGCTCT gCTCGAGATGCTAACATGTCTGGACAGCAAGACTTAGCGATCAGCTCCTCCAGATCGGCGGTGATCCTGAACACTGTCGCTCTCTTTATCGGCCTCACAGTCTACATAATAACCACTATCCTTGTACTGACACTAAGACCAGATTAA
- the LOC125256692 gene encoding synapse differentiation-inducing gene protein 1-like, with product MYNQGPAIGRINYSFSDPEEQNPSAKPRMAQPLPGSYPNSSSFPLQQYGAPVSPQGPYTQQQPYPPNAGHTGVTVQPTVIMTSRPASNHMSEFLCYSIFNLLFCCFPLGFAAVIYSAATRDANLAGRQDLAIRSSRTALTLNNVALGFGLALYTIATVLLLWVYGVIK from the exons ATGTACAATCAAGGACCAGCAATCGGAAGAATTAACTACTCATTCAGTGACCCAGAAGAGCAGAATCCATCAGCTAAGCCCAGGATGGCTCAGCCTTTGCCAGGGTCCTATCCCAACTCTTCCAGCTTTCCCCTCCAGCAGTATGGAGCTCCAGTTAGCCCTCAGGGACCATATACCCAACAGCAGCCATATCCACCGAATGCAGGTCACACTGGGGTCACCGTTCAGCCAACTGTGATCATGACCTCCAGACCAGCGTCCAATCATATGTCGGAGTTCTTGTGCTACTCCATCTTTAACTTGCTCTTCTGCTGTTTCCCTCTGGGATTCGCTGCTGTTATCTACTCTGCCGCT aCACGAGATGCTAACCTGGCAGGACGGCAAGATTTAGCGATCAGGTCCTCCAGAACGGCGTTGACCCTGAACAATGTTGCCCTCGGTTTCGGCCTTGCACTGTACACAATAGCCACCGTCCTCTTACTGTGGGTGTACGGAGTAATTAAATGA
- the LOC125256691 gene encoding cysteine-rich and transmembrane domain-containing protein 1-like gives MYNQEPTIGRVNFSFSDPEEQDPSEKPKMGQPVPPPYQEQPNAGYPGPYPNLSGYPSQPYGAPGDPQGPYTQQQPYPPNAGHTGVTVQPTVFMISTPASVHMPDYLCYSIFTLLCCCFPLGIAAVIYSASVSIRSHYKYIYIQTHSSICTDQA, from the coding sequence ATGTACAATCAAGAACCAACAATCGGAAGAGTAAACTTCTCATTCAGTGACCCAGAAGAGCAGGATCCATCAGAGAAGCCCAAAATGGGTCAGCCTGTGCCGCCACCGTACCAGGAACAACCTAATGCCGGATACCCAGGGCCCTATCCCAACCTTTCCGGATATCCCAGCCAGCCATACGGAGCTCCAGGTGACCCTCAGGGCCCATATACCCAACAGCAGCCATATCCACCAAATGCAGGTCACACTGGGGTCACCGTTCAGCCCACTGTGTTCATGATCTCCACACCAGCGTCCGTTCATATGCCGGATTACTTGTGCTACTCCATCTTTACCTTGCTGTGCTGCTGTTTCCCTCTGGGCATCGCTGCTGTTATCTACTCTGCCTCTGTAAGTATTCGCTCtcattacaaatatatatacatacaaacacacagcagtatatgcaccgatcaggcataa